In the genome of Paenarthrobacter ilicis, the window CGCTCCGCGTGCATCGCGGGATACTGAAGGCTTCCGGGGGGCAAGCAGCTTGATGGGCCGTGGGCCTTGGGCGGGAGCAATCGCCGGACGTGCCTTCAACAACCACAGTGGGATCAGGGCAGCCAGAAGGACGGCTGAATGAACGTAGTAAGGAGTCCGGGTGGGGTCCGGCAGGAGCGACAGGAGGCCGCCGATCGCGGGACCCGCGGCAACTCCACCGGCCGATGACAACAAGGTGAAGCGGGACGCCCAGTCCGGACGTTGCGGAAGAAGTTCCCGCAAGGCCGCTGAACTGGCTCCGGTGGCCAGGCCCACGGCAACACCCTGCAGGGCCCGGCCCATGGACAAGCTCAGCAGCGAGTCCGCATTCGCGAAGACCACCCCGCCGGCCAGCCCCGCAAAGACAGCCAGAACCAGTGCTGCACGCCGCCCGATATGGTCGGACCAGTGCCCTGCGATCATGAGCACAGCCACCAGGGCCACCACGTAACTGGCAAACGCCACCGTGACATCCAGGGAGCTCAGCCCTAGGTTGGCCTGCAACAGCGGGTAGAGGGGTGTCGCCAGGTTGGCGCCTACAAGCAGCGCAAAAATCACGACTCCCGCAAGGACCAGTCGTGCGGTGGTGGATGCATCCCATCCCCAGCGCCCTGCTGTGGCAGGACGCATGCGGAGTTCGCTCAAGACAGTCATTTCCATGCCTTCGGGCTCGGTGGCCGCTTTCAGGCAAAGCCTTGTGGGCAGCCCGTCGCCGGCAGAACAGTGATGGCAATAGAATGCATGAGTACTGAGCTGAAAGACTTTTTCCACAGTCTCTTTTGAACAAAAAGATCAAAGGAGACCCCCTACTATGAGGCGGAGTGACCATTTGAACACCCTGGACCCCATGGATACGAAGATCCTGCTGGAACTCATCAAAGATCCGCGCATCCAGATCGCCGAACTCAGCGATGCTTTGGGCATCGCACGCAATACCGCACAGAGCCGCGTGAAGCGGCTTCTGCGCTCCGGCGTACTGCACGCCGCCGGCCGTGAAGTCGACCTCGAAAAGGTGGGGTACGACGTCGTCGCCTTCGTCACCATCGAAGTCACCCACCGCGAGCTCGACGGCGTCATCGGCGCCTTGCGCCTGATCCCCCAGGTGCTGGAAGTCCATGAAATCTCAGGCCGGGGCGATCTCTGGTGCCGTGTGGTGGCTACCGACACCCACAATCTCCAGTCTGCGCTGCGCTCCGTGCTCCGCACCAAGGGCGTCATCAGGACAGAAACAGTGCTGGCCCTGCATACCCATATCCCTTACCGGACAGAACCGTTGATCGGCAGGATGGCTGCCGCTCATGGACGCCCCCGGACAGAGGTCCGCCGGGATGTCACGCAGCCTGTAACGGACTAGGATTCCAGGAATGGATTGGCTCTCACATATCTCCCACGTCAACTGGATTGCTGTACTTCTGGCCTTCGTCTCCAGCATGGTCATCGGCTTCATCTGGTACATGCCGGCCGTCCTGGGCCGCCGCTGGATGCAGGCGATCGGCAAAACGGAGGAAGATCTCAAGAACATTGATGGCGGCGCCGGAATCTGGGCTCCCATGATGGTCTCCGCAGCTGTGACCAGCATCCTCCTGGCCATCCTCATCAGTGCGCTGGACGTCAACTCCGCGGTGGGTGGCGGGTTCTTCGCGTTGATGGCGGCCTTGGTGTTCCGGGCCGGCGGGCACGTAATCCACAACGGCTTTGCGGGGCGGCCCACCGTGGTTACGGCCATAGACTCCGGCCATGACATCGTGGCGATGACCGTGGCTGGGGTCATCATCGGGGCAATGCAGTAGCGTTCAACCAGTGACCATCATTGACAACGCCGTATACGTGGACGGCGTACGCACAGCTACCCCGCGCAGCCTCGAGCAAACCTTTGAAACGCTGTCCGAGCACGGCGGAATGGCGTGGATCGGCCTGTACCGTCCCACCAAAGAGGAGATGGCCGCCGTCGCCGTGGAATTCGACCTCCACGAACTGGCAGTGGAAGACGCCGTTTCAGCGCACCAACGCCCCAAACTCGAGCGGTATGACCACAGTCTCTTCACCGTGCTGCGGCCCGCGCGCTACCTAGACGACACAGAGACCGTCGAGTTCGGGGAGCTTCACGTCTTCACCGGACCAAACTTCGTGGTGACCATCCGGCACGCTGAAACCGGCGGTGTTGCCCGCGTCCGCAAACGGCTGGAAGAACGTCCGGATCTGCTGTGCCACGGGCCGGAAGCGGTCCTGTACGCCCTGGTGGACCAAGTGGTTGACGATTATGCCCCCGTGATCGCCGGCTTGGAAAACGACATCGATGAGATCGAAGACCAGCTGTTCAGCGGAGACAGCTCGGTATCCCGGCGTATTTACGAACTGGCCCGCGAGGTCATCCAGTTCCAGCGCGCCATCCATCCCCTGCCGGAGATGATGGTCCTGCTGGAGAAGGGCTTCGAGAAGTACGGCGTGGACATTGAGCTGCAGCGGTCCCTCCGTGACGTCGAGGACCATGTCCAGCGCGTGATCTCCCGCGCCAACAGCTTCAGGGATATCTTGCAGAACGCTCTCACCCTGGACGGGACCCTCACCGCAAACCGCCAAAATGAGGTCAGTGCCGCCCAGAACGAGCAGGTCAAGAAGATCTCGTCCTGGGCAGCCATCCTGTTCGCGCCGTCCTTCGTGGCCGGCGTCTACGGAATGAACTTCGACAACATGCCTGAACTCCACTGGGACCTGGGGTACCCCATGGCCATTGGCCTGATGGTGGGAGCGGCGCTGCTCATGTACCTCATCTTCAAACGCAAGGGCTGGCTGTAAGCCTCAGATGGCCCCACCGGCCGCGCCGGGGGCGCTGGCATCCAGGCCGCCGTCCCCCACTGCCTCGCGTGCCACGTAGTTTTCAATGTCGAACAGGTTCTCCGCGCGCTCAGTGATGTTCAGCAGCGTGGTCATGGAAGCAACCTCTTCCACCTGTTCCTTCAGGAACCACAGCATGAACTGTTCTCCCAGGGCATCGCCCTCTGCGCGGGCTGCCCGGAACATTTCCTCGATATCGCGGGTGACCTGCTTTTCCTGTTCCAAGGCCAGGGCAATCGGCTCCTTGGCATTGGTGAAGTTGTTGCGCACCGGCCCAACACCGGGAATCTCCACGTGCACGTTGCGGTCCAGCATGTATTGGACCATCATCATGGCGTGGTTGCGTTCCTCCAGCGACTGCCGGTAGAAGTGGCGAGCCAACTGGGGCAGGTCTTCGCCGTCAAAATACACCGCCACTGCGATGTATTGCTGGGAGGCTGCAAACTCGTTGGCAACCTGGGCGGACAGCAGTTCATTGAAGGTCTTCTTAGCCATGGCACGATCCTACAGGCGGACACACGTGCCGGGTCCGGGCGGGCGTCAAGCCAGCTGCGAGGCCAACCAGACACCCGCGGCCGCGGCCAGAACACTGATGGCCATGGTTCCCACGCCATTCACCAGAGCCAATCCCGGACGGCGGCTCTGGATCAGCCGGATGGTCTCCAGGCTTGCTGTGCTGAAGGTGGTGTAGCCGCCCAAGAATCCCGTGCCAAGAATCAACAGCAACGATTCCGGGGCGAGCCCCCGCATCACCATGCCGGCGAGGAAACCCAACACCAGGGACCCCGATACATTGATCAGGACGGTGCCCCACGGGAGTGCGGTTTTGATGCGTGTCCGGACGAAACCATCCAGCACGAAGCGGGTAGCAGCGCCAAGTCCCCCTGCCAACGCCAGCAGCAGTACCGTCATGTGGTCCGCCTGTGCTGCCAGGCTCCCAGCCAGATGCCTGCCAGGGTGGCAAGGGCTCCCCCGAACAGGCTGGCGGCAAGGTACGCGAAGGCTGCCGGGGGCTGTCCTCCGTTGACAAGGTGGACTGTGTCCACCGCCAGGGTGCTGTAGGTGGTGTAGGCGCCCAGGAAGCCGGTGCCCAAGGCGAGGCGCAGGACCCGGCGATTTCCGACGTCGGGCCCTCTGCGCGACAGCCCCTCGAGCAGCGCGCCAAGAGCCAGGGCGCCGGTGAGGTTGATGAGCAGCGTGGGAAGTGGCCATGCCCCGGGAGCCGGGATCACCAGGCCCAGGCCGTAGCGGGCCAAAGCCCCCAGTATGCCGCCGGCCGCCACAATGCCTATGAATCCCCAGCGAAGGTGGAGGGGACGGTGCGCCTCAGAGGTGGTCATGGTGTCCGGAGGGGACCCTGGGGTTGATGGGAACAACCAGGACCGGGCGCGGTTGGCACCGGAACAAGTGGCGGGCCACCGAACCCGCTGTCATCTCTTTGATGGCGGAAGCCAGCGTGTGATCCCGTGTACCCACCACAATCATGGATGCGCCCATGGCTTCGGCCTGGCGTGCCAACGCATGCGCGGGCTCACCTGCCAGAAGCACCGTGGACCAATTGATCCCGCTGCCGGCGAGGTGACCTGTCAGTGCGGATGAAAGATCCCCGGGCACGTCAGTATCCGCGCCATCGTCAGGATCTATGGGAGCCGCAGGCCCTCCCGTGGTTCCGTCCACGGGATAGAGGGTCACATCCGAGTAGCCGCACACCAGCGCGCTACCCGTAGCCTTGGCAAGGCGGGCAGCAGTGTCCACCACCGCCGGATTCTGTCCTGGCACGACGCCAACCAGGATGGGACCGGTGACGGTCCACTCCTCGGCGGGCTGGGCATGGGTGTGGGTCACAAGGCAATTCTAGGCGTTCCGGTTCATGGGGGATCAAACCCGCCGCCCCACCCACCAACCCACCAGTAAGGGGAGCACCGAGCCCAGCATCAGCACGTTGCCAAGCACAACATCGTCGGCACGGAGGGCCGCCCCGGCGATCAGTACAGCGGCAAAGACCAGAACACCAACAAGCCGCCTGGCCAGGCGGATCAGCCGGGCCAGTTGCTGTTCGATGCGGCGGTTGGAAACCTGGAGGCTGCCATCCTCCAGCCGTGTCACCACCCCGTCGATCCGCTTCGGCAGGCGCAGTGCCAGGACCGCAGCCTCCACCGCCTGTCCCGCAACATCCTGGACCAGGTTCCCGCGTTCGTCCCGCAGCAGCTGCTGGGCGTACGGTTCCACCGAGTCCCAAAGGTTGAACCGCTGGTCAAGCGAGCTGCACACCCCTGAAGTCAGGGACATGGCCCGGATGATGAGCAAGAAGTTCTCGGGCAGTTGGAAGGGCAACGAGCGAACTACAGCTCCGAACTCCACGCCGAAATCGCGGAACTCGTTGGGGTCCACGTCACGCAGTTCAGCAAAGCCCATGCCACCAAAACGGGCAAACAGCTGCGTCATGGCGCGCTCCAACTCCGGCCTGTCGGCGGTCGGCATCAGCACACCAACGTCACCAATGGCATCCACCAGTCCTTTGCCATCCCGTGAGGCTGCGGCGATCAGGAGTTTCCGGAGTCCTGCGCGTGTTGAGGTGGAGACCTCACCCATCATTCCGAAGTCAATGAACGTCAGCTTCCAGTCATGCCCGTCCGCGGAATTCCTGGTGGGGGTGACGAAGATGTTGCCGGGGTGTGGGTCTGCGTGGAAAAAGCCGTTGGTGAACAGCTGGTCGAACATCACCGAGGCAAAAACCGGGGCGACGTCGGCCGGGCTGATGCCCGCGGCCCGCAGCGCTTCGGCATCCGTCACCTTGATGGCCGTGACGTCTTCAAGGGTGAGTACCCTGCGCGTCGTCCTCTCCCACACAACCTGTGGAACGGCCACCCGCGCATCCTGCGCAAAGTCGGCGGCAAAGCGCTCCGAATTGGCAGCCTCGTTCAGGTAGTCGATTTCCTCAAGGCTGGTTTTCTCGAATTCCTTGATCAGGGCAGGAACATCGGCACGGTCGGAAACCAGCCTGATTCTGCTGAGCCAGCTGCCCACCTTCCGGAGTGCTGCCAAGTCAACGTCCACAATGGCTCCAATGCCCGGCCGCTGCACCTTCAGCACAACGTGGTCCAGCCCTGTGTCTGCGGCAATACCGGGAAGGAGCCTGGCACGGTGGGCCTGGCCAAGGGACGCGGCAGCAATCGGCACCTCCTCCACCGAGGCGAACACCGAGGCCAGCGTGGCTCCAAGCTCGGACTCCGCCAGCGCACGGACGGCCGGGAAAGGAACAGGCGGGACCTCATCCTGCAGGCCCTCAAGTTCCTTGGTGATTTCCGGCGGAAGAACATCCAACCGCGAGGACATGAACTGCCCGACCTTGATCATCAAACCACCAAGATCAACAGCCAACACGTGAAAGCGGCGGGCGAAGACGAGCATCCTCTTGGACCTGTTGGCCTCACCCACCCGGCGGAGCCCCAGGCGGGGAAGGAACAACTCAAACCACCACGTGACGGTCAGGTGCCACGCGGCAAACCTGAGGATGCGGCGGTAGCGGGCACGGGTGTTGCCGGCCGCAAATCCTGAATCAGTTGTTCGGTCGGAAACCGAGGCCACCCCTTCAGTCCTGGGCAAGGATCGAATACAAGCGGCGGCGCGCTTCTTCCAGAACGGTCACTGCTTCCTGCACTTGCTTCTGCGTACCGGTGCGGCCCACCTGTGCGGCTGCCTGGGCCAAAGCCATGCCTGCCTTGGGCAATGCAGCAAAGCCCTGGCCCGATCCTGCTCCGGTTGATTCCCACGGCGCCGACGTCTCAGCACTCGCCAGGTCCTCCCTGCCTGCCTCGGTCAGGGAGTAGATTTTACGGCCGTTGGATTCCTCGGAGCTCACGAAGCCCTCATCGGCCAGCAACTGCAACGTGGGATAGACAGAGCCGGCGCTCGGCTTCCAGCTGCCGTTGCTCCGCTCTTCAATCTCACGGATGATCTGGTAGCCGTGCATCGGACGCTCCGCGAGCAGGGCAAGAACGGCTGTCCTCAGTTCGCCTCGCCCGGCCCTGGACCCCGAGCGCTTCTCGAACCGCGAACGGAACTCATCGACGGCCTGCCACATTCCGTCAAAGCCATTGCCAACGAATCCGCCGGCGGGGTAGGAATCACGCATCATGCTCACCTCTGTCTGTTGCGAACGATACTGAACGATACCTAACGATATGCCTGACCCGCGACCGAAAACAATGGGGCGCCGCTCAAACCACCGTAGAGTCTTGACTGTGATGACCACATGAACAGGATCCCCATGAATGCGGCCGGGGCCAGCGACCTCACCGGAATAGCCGGGGTAGCGGCCGGAATCATCGAGTCCCTCGGGGAATGGGGCGTAGGCCTCCTCACCCTGCTTGAGACTGTGTTTCCGCCCATCCCCAGCGAAGTCATCCTCCCCTTGGCTGGCTTCCTCACACAGCAAGGCGGACTGAACCTGGTACTGGTCCTCATCACCAGCACCTTGGGGGCATACATCGGCGCACTGCTGCTGTATTGGCTGGGCTTCAAGATTGGCTTGGAACGCTCCATCAACCTGATGTCCAAGCTTCCGTTGGTGGACCGGGAAGACTTTGAAAAGGCTGCAGGATGGTTTCAGCGCCACGGGAAATCCGCGATCTTCTTCGGCCGGCTCCTCCCTGGGGTGCGCAGCCTGATCTCCCTCCCGGCTGGAGCTGAACGCATGAACCTTGTGACGTTCAGCGTCTTCACCATTGCAGGAGCGGGCATATGGAACGCGCTTCTGATCGGCCTGGGTGCGCTGCTGGGAAAGCAATACCACGTGGTGGACCAGTACTCGAAGTATCTCAACTACGCACTGTATGTGGTCATTGCGGGTTTCTTCCTCTGGCTCATCATCCGCAGGATCAGGAAGAGCAAGGCCAAGGAAAAGACCCACTAAGGGTGAGCCGATATGGGTGGAGCTAAGGAGATTCGAACTCCTGACCTCTTCGATGCGAACGAAGCGCTCTACCAACTGAGCTATAGCCCCTGAGCCGGCTGTCACAGCCCGCCGGGTTCCCCTAGGCTACAAACTTTGTGTCCGCTTTTCCAACCACGACACGAACGTCTCGGTGCCAAGCCTGCGATCCGGAACAAGGTTGTGGCCCGCAGCCAGGTAGGCCCCCATGGGACCTGGTAGTGGCACGGTGACAACAACGCCGCGTGCACCCGTGACAGCCTTCCAACTCTCCGCCATCTCCCTCATCCCAAGCACTTCAGGACCCCCGGCGGTGACCAGGCTGTGACGCATGGTTGTAGGGCCCGCCAACGCCGCGTCCAGCAGGATCCGGGCCACATCAATCGTTGAGATCGTTTGAAAGCGGGCTCCCCGGAACACCGGGATGAGCCGAATCCTGGCACCGGCAGCGAAAACCGCCGCGACCAGGCTGTGGAACTGCGTGGCCCGGACCACCACCGTGTCCAGTTCCGAGTCAGCGTAGTTGCGTTCCTTCGCCGCTTTGGAGACGTAGTAAGAAGACGTGCTGAGATCGCAGTTGACGATCGACAACGCCACGGCCCTGACTGCGCCGGCACGGTGAGCAGCCTCCAGGAGCCGTGCGCCGCCGTCGGCGAATTGTTTTTGCGCCTTACCGAATTGCCCTTCGAGGCAGTCCACAACAACCTCGACGCCGGCCAGCGCCTCGCCCAGGCCATCCCCCGTGGTGACATCGGCGGCGAAGTATGTGGCGCCGTCGACGAAATGATGGCTGCCAGCGGAGGGTATCCGGCGACTCACCACCCGCACCTTGTGTCCGGCGGCAACTGCGAGACGAACAACCTCAAGCCCTGCCTGGCCCGTCCCGCCCGCAACGCAGATGATAGTCACGGGGATTTATGCGCGGCGGCGCTGGAGGACGTCGTCCAGGTTGCTGAGTGCACTGGATCCCTTGGAGGATGCCACAACCTCGTGCTGTGCGGGATTCGGCTTCAGGATGGGCTTCCCCAAGGGCTTGGGCGCCTCAGGGAGATCCAACGGTGCTGGAGCTGGACGTTCAGCCTTTGCAGCCTCCACGTACGTAGGCTTGGGAACCTCCACAGGCTCCCAGCTCGGTCCAGCCTGCCCGGAGTGGTCCGTGGCAGACTGGTCGCCTGCTGCGACGGCAACAGCCAATGCAGCCTGGCGCAGTTCCAGGGCAGAAAGACGCCTGGCCTCGGCACCGGCTGCTTCGGCATCAAAAACTATGGTGGGCTTCGGTTCCACGACCTCGGCCTTGGGCAAGTACCGGGCCGGCGTAGGAATCGTGGCCGCTTGGGCGGCACGCCTGGCCCGACGTTCCTTCAGGTCCCGCAGAGCCAATTTACGCAGGACCACAACGGCTACCACCGCGCCAAGGAGGGACACCAACGGCAACCAGATGGTTCCGATACCCACTACTCGGAGCAGGCCTGAAATGGCGGCCGTGAGCAGCAAGGCCAAACCAGACAGCGCCAACGTAAAGCGTGCATAGCGAATAGTGAAGGGCGCAGCAAGGAGCCTTGTTGAGCCGGCATCCGCCGACCGGGATTCCAGGGGCGACTCCGGTGCTTTGCTGTGCATGGTCTCCATCGGTTTCTCCTGCTGGGGTGCCAAATTCAGAACAACCCCCGCCTGGGGTTCGACTGGTTCGTCATCGATGGCATCTGCTGGAACAGCCGCCGCTTGGACTTGCGAACGCCTGTTACGCAAAACGTAAGGCGCCACCCAGACCATCCACAGCGCGACAGTGACAACGAGTATCACTGAGCTGCTGAGAGGGAAGTCCACATTCAAAACCGTAGAAGCAAAGTGCCGGGGGTGGCGGCATTGCGGCCGGTGTGTCGTGGGCGAGTCCTCAAATGATCCACATAAGGATCAAAAAGGCGTTATGACCTGCCCTTTTGTCCACTCAGCCAGCGGCGGAGCAGTCCCTCCGGAACTTCATCGGACGTCAGTGCGAAGGTCCTGTGGTCAGCCCAGTCCCCGTTGATGTGGAGGTACCGTTCCCGATACCCTTCATCGCGGAATCCGAGCTTCTCAACAACCCTGAGGCTGGGCGCATTTTCCGGCCGGATATTGATTTCCATCCTATGCAGCCCAAGGACCCTGAAACAGTGATCGGTGGCCATGGCAACAGCCGTTGGCGCGATGCCGTGGCCCGCCCTGTCCTTGTCCACCCAGTAACCGAGCGTGGCCATCATGGCTGAGCCCCACACAATTGATGACACTGTCAACTGGCCCACAATCCGGGGTTCCCGGAACCCGGGGGTGCGCTCAACAATCAAAAAAGGCAATGCCGTAGCCTGCCTGGCTTGAACATTCAGCGAGGCCACCATCTGGCGATAGCTTGGAAGGCGCCCACCCGGGGCTGGGTTGGACGCCTCCCACGGCGCAAGCCACTGGCTGTTACGCGAACGGACCTCGGACCACTCCCGCTTGTCGCGGTAGCGGATAGGCCTGAGCAGCAGGTCTCCGCTTTCCAGGGTTACCGGCCAGATCGCTGAGCCGTACATGCCGCGCTACTTGGTTACTTGGTTACTTGGGAAGCGCTGCGGTGAAGTTGGGCAGCCACTCGCGCAGTTCCGGGCCCAGATCCTCGCGTTCGCACGCAAGCTCGATGCAGGCCTTGAGGTAGCTGAGCTTGTCACCGGTGTCGAAGCGGCGGCCGCGGAAGACTACGCCGTAGACGCCATATCCTTCGCCTTCACCTGCAGCAAGAACTTCGAGGGCATCGGTCAATTGGATCTCTCCACCGCGGCCAGGACCGGTCTTTTCCAGGACATCGAACACAGCGGGGTGCAGGACGTAGCGGCCAATGACAGCAAGGTTGGAGGGAGCTTCCTCAGGGGAAGGCTTCTCCACCAACTGCTTGATGCGGACGTAACCCTCATCGCCTTCGTCCTCAACATCGGCGCAGCCATACGCGCTGATCTTCGAGGGCTCAACCTCGATGAGTGCAACAACCGATCCGCCGGTCTTCTGCTGGACGGCAATCATCTCGCTGAGGAGGTCATCCTTGGGATCGATCAGGTCATCGCCCAGGAGAACGGCAAAGGGTTCCCGTCCAACGTGCTGCTTTGCGCGAAGGACCGCGTGGCCAAGGCCGTTGGCGTCGCCCTGACGGACATAGTGGATGTCGCCCAGGTTGGTGGCAGACTGAATGGCCTCAAGCTTGGCGGTGTCACCCTTTTCGGCGAGCGTGGCTTCAAGCGCCGGCACCCTGTCAAAGTGGTCTTCCAAGGCACGCTTGCTGCGGCCCGTGATCATCAGGACATCGTGCAAGCCAACCTTGACTGCTTCTTCGACGACGTACTGGATCGCCGGCTTGTCAACGACGGGCAGCATTTCCTTCGGCATCGCCTTTGTTGCAGGGAGGAACCTGGTACCGAGACCCGCTGCGGGGATGACGGCCTTACGGACAGCATTGTTATCGAGAGTCACGGGACTAATGTAACGGAAGGTACACAGCAACGACTAAACCCCTCGCCGTGCCGGTAGTACTTTCGGTTGACGCAAGTCAGCGTAGACAGGTTCACCGACGTCCGGCGGATTCGAGGATCGGAGAGGCATGGAAAGCAAAGAAGACATCCGCAGCTTCCGCCGCAGGCACCGCAAAACCATTTCCCCGGAGGCGTTGGCAGCGGCTGGAAAGGCGATCGCCGGGCACGGAATGTCATGGGCAGAGAGGATTTCAGCCGATGAGAAGGCTGCGTTTGCCGTCTACGTGGGAGTCGGCGTCGAACCGCCCACCTTGCCCCTGATCCACGCGCTCCACGAGGCGGGCCACCAGGTCCTCCTGCCGGTCTGCGAACCCGGCTGTCAGCTGAGTTGGGTTTACTGGACTCCCGCCACGCACTTCGTCCGGTCCGCATATGCCCCCATTGACGAACCGGAGGGTGACCGGCACAGCAGCGCTGCGGTGGCCGCAGCTGCCGGTATTTTCATGCCGGCGACGGCGGTGGACCAGGACGGGAACCGGATCGGGCAAGGTGGCGGCTACTACGACCGGATGCTGGAAGGTCTCGACGCTTCCGGCCAACGTCCCCCGACCATCGCCGTGGTGTACGACGACGACGTGTTGCCTTCGGGTTCGATTCCCGCCGAACCCTTCGACAGGCCGGTGCGCGAGATATTGACGCCCTCAGGGCTGAGGACCTTGGGGGACGTGGAATAGGCACACGGTCCGGGGCGTTATGACCCAGCGAGGTGCCCTCAAGGTGAGGGGACGCCGGATGATAGAATTGGCACTCAGGCCCTGCGACTGC includes:
- a CDS encoding MFS transporter — its product is MTVLSELRMRPATAGRWGWDASTTARLVLAGVVIFALLVGANLATPLYPLLQANLGLSSLDVTVAFASYVVALVAVLMIAGHWSDHIGRRAALVLAVFAGLAGGVVFANADSLLSLSMGRALQGVAVGLATGASSAALRELLPQRPDWASRFTLLSSAGGVAAGPAIGGLLSLLPDPTRTPYYVHSAVLLAALIPLWLLKARPAIAPAQGPRPIKLLAPRKPSVSRDARGAFWLAAATGFLSFAVFGFCLSLAPGYFAGVVHADSRPVIGLLAGITLGASALSQLLGARGRFVVPVALAVLGISVVLVGAAAAWSSPWLLVLASISAGVGQGLAFRQVFNDVAGKVEASRHAQVISTVYVITYLGSAVPVIGLGLAVSALGLQAAVAGFTVLCGVAALALSGVSLRRALRS
- a CDS encoding fluoride efflux transporter FluC produces the protein MTTSEAHRPLHLRWGFIGIVAAGGILGALARYGLGLVIPAPGAWPLPTLLINLTGALALGALLEGLSRRGPDVGNRRVLRLALGTGFLGAYTTYSTLAVDTVHLVNGGQPPAAFAYLAASLFGGALATLAGIWLGAWQHRRTT
- a CDS encoding NAD(P)H-binding protein: MTIICVAGGTGQAGLEVVRLAVAAGHKVRVVSRRIPSAGSHHFVDGATYFAADVTTGDGLGEALAGVEVVVDCLEGQFGKAQKQFADGGARLLEAAHRAGAVRAVALSIVNCDLSTSSYYVSKAAKERNYADSELDTVVVRATQFHSLVAAVFAAGARIRLIPVFRGARFQTISTIDVARILLDAALAGPTTMRHSLVTAGGPEVLGMREMAESWKAVTGARGVVVTVPLPGPMGAYLAAGHNLVPDRRLGTETFVSWLEKRTQSL
- a CDS encoding AarF/UbiB family protein; translation: MASVSDRTTDSGFAAGNTRARYRRILRFAAWHLTVTWWFELFLPRLGLRRVGEANRSKRMLVFARRFHVLAVDLGGLMIKVGQFMSSRLDVLPPEITKELEGLQDEVPPVPFPAVRALAESELGATLASVFASVEEVPIAAASLGQAHRARLLPGIAADTGLDHVVLKVQRPGIGAIVDVDLAALRKVGSWLSRIRLVSDRADVPALIKEFEKTSLEEIDYLNEAANSERFAADFAQDARVAVPQVVWERTTRRVLTLEDVTAIKVTDAEALRAAGISPADVAPVFASVMFDQLFTNGFFHADPHPGNIFVTPTRNSADGHDWKLTFIDFGMMGEVSTSTRAGLRKLLIAAASRDGKGLVDAIGDVGVLMPTADRPELERAMTQLFARFGGMGFAELRDVDPNEFRDFGVEFGAVVRSLPFQLPENFLLIIRAMSLTSGVCSSLDQRFNLWDSVEPYAQQLLRDERGNLVQDVAGQAVEAAVLALRLPKRIDGVVTRLEDGSLQVSNRRIEQQLARLIRLARRLVGVLVFAAVLIAGAALRADDVVLGNVLMLGSVLPLLVGWWVGRRV
- a CDS encoding universal stress protein, with protein sequence MTHTHAQPAEEWTVTGPILVGVVPGQNPAVVDTAARLAKATGSALVCGYSDVTLYPVDGTTGGPAAPIDPDDGADTDVPGDLSSALTGHLAGSGINWSTVLLAGEPAHALARQAEAMGASMIVVGTRDHTLASAIKEMTAGSVARHLFRCQPRPVLVVPINPRVPSGHHDHL
- a CDS encoding DUF1761 domain-containing protein, with product MDWLSHISHVNWIAVLLAFVSSMVIGFIWYMPAVLGRRWMQAIGKTEEDLKNIDGGAGIWAPMMVSAAVTSILLAILISALDVNSAVGGGFFALMAALVFRAGGHVIHNGFAGRPTVVTAIDSGHDIVAMTVAGVIIGAMQ
- a CDS encoding ferritin, with product MAKKTFNELLSAQVANEFAASQQYIAVAVYFDGEDLPQLARHFYRQSLEERNHAMMMVQYMLDRNVHVEIPGVGPVRNNFTNAKEPIALALEQEKQVTRDIEEMFRAARAEGDALGEQFMLWFLKEQVEEVASMTTLLNITERAENLFDIENYVAREAVGDGGLDASAPGAAGGAI
- a CDS encoding PadR family transcriptional regulator, which translates into the protein MMRDSYPAGGFVGNGFDGMWQAVDEFRSRFEKRSGSRAGRGELRTAVLALLAERPMHGYQIIREIEERSNGSWKPSAGSVYPTLQLLADEGFVSSEESNGRKIYSLTEAGREDLASAETSAPWESTGAGSGQGFAALPKAGMALAQAAAQVGRTGTQKQVQEAVTVLEEARRRLYSILAQD
- a CDS encoding GNAT family N-acetyltransferase gives rise to the protein MYGSAIWPVTLESGDLLLRPIRYRDKREWSEVRSRNSQWLAPWEASNPAPGGRLPSYRQMVASLNVQARQATALPFLIVERTPGFREPRIVGQLTVSSIVWGSAMMATLGYWVDKDRAGHGIAPTAVAMATDHCFRVLGLHRMEINIRPENAPSLRVVEKLGFRDEGYRERYLHINGDWADHRTFALTSDEVPEGLLRRWLSGQKGRS
- the corA gene encoding magnesium/cobalt transporter CorA gives rise to the protein MTIIDNAVYVDGVRTATPRSLEQTFETLSEHGGMAWIGLYRPTKEEMAAVAVEFDLHELAVEDAVSAHQRPKLERYDHSLFTVLRPARYLDDTETVEFGELHVFTGPNFVVTIRHAETGGVARVRKRLEERPDLLCHGPEAVLYALVDQVVDDYAPVIAGLENDIDEIEDQLFSGDSSVSRRIYELAREVIQFQRAIHPLPEMMVLLEKGFEKYGVDIELQRSLRDVEDHVQRVISRANSFRDILQNALTLDGTLTANRQNEVSAAQNEQVKKISSWAAILFAPSFVAGVYGMNFDNMPELHWDLGYPMAIGLMVGAALLMYLIFKRKGWL
- a CDS encoding DedA family protein, with the translated sequence MNRIPMNAAGASDLTGIAGVAAGIIESLGEWGVGLLTLLETVFPPIPSEVILPLAGFLTQQGGLNLVLVLITSTLGAYIGALLLYWLGFKIGLERSINLMSKLPLVDREDFEKAAGWFQRHGKSAIFFGRLLPGVRSLISLPAGAERMNLVTFSVFTIAGAGIWNALLIGLGALLGKQYHVVDQYSKYLNYALYVVIAGFFLWLIIRRIRKSKAKEKTH
- the crcB gene encoding fluoride efflux transporter CrcB, whose translation is MTVLLLALAGGLGAATRFVLDGFVRTRIKTALPWGTVLINVSGSLVLGFLAGMVMRGLAPESLLLILGTGFLGGYTTFSTASLETIRLIQSRRPGLALVNGVGTMAISVLAAAAGVWLASQLA
- a CDS encoding Lrp/AsnC family transcriptional regulator, whose translation is MNTLDPMDTKILLELIKDPRIQIAELSDALGIARNTAQSRVKRLLRSGVLHAAGREVDLEKVGYDVVAFVTIEVTHRELDGVIGALRLIPQVLEVHEISGRGDLWCRVVATDTHNLQSALRSVLRTKGVIRTETVLALHTHIPYRTEPLIGRMAAAHGRPRTEVRRDVTQPVTD